A region of the Bacillus sp. NP247 genome:
CTGTTTCTGACTTAATTGTATGAAATATTACGGAGAGTCACTATCGAATTAGCTTACAAGAAAATTACACTTTTGTAAGAAAAACAAATAAAGGTGTAATGATAAGAAGATTTGACATATGTTCATGGGATTCATTAAGTTAAAAGTAGAGGTGAGTGTATGGCTAATATTAAAGATATCGCAAAAATGGCTGGAGTTTCAGTTACGACTGTTTCGAGGGTGTTAAATGATCATCCATACGTAAGTGAAGAAAAAAGGAAAGTTGTTTTAGAAATAGTTGAGAAATTAAATTACTCACAAAATGCAAATGCGGTTCATTTATCGAAAGGAAAGACGAATATTGTTGGTGTAATTCTGCCTTATATTAATCATCCGAGCTTCGATGCAATGGTAGGTGGAATGATGGAGGTGGCGTTAGCTCATAATTACAGGGTGCTACTTTGCCAAACGAATTACAATAAAAAAGAAGAAATGAAAAGTTTACATATGCTAAAAACAAAACAATTGGACGGTCTTATTATTTGTTCTCGTGCGAATGATTGGGAAATGATCGAACCGTATGCTTCTTACGGCACAATAATTGCTTGTGAAGATAATGATATTTCAAATATCTCAAGTGTATATACAAATCATTCAGCGGCTTTTCAATTAGGAATGAATTATCTTATTGAAAAAAGTTATAAAAAAATCGGTTATTGTACGGGAAGAAAGTTAGGGCCAAGTAGTCAAAAGCGTTTTGATGTTTATAAACAGCAATTGCAATCTATAGATGAAGAAGTTAATGAAGAATGGATTTTTACAGAATGCTTTACATTAGAAGATGGTGTGAGAGTGGCTCATAAGTTAAAGGGAATGCAAGATATCCCTGAAGCATTAATAGTAGCAGGAGATGAAGTTGCGATTGGGATTATGACAGAAGTTGAAAAATTAGGTATTCAAGTTCCTGAGGATTTGGCGATTATTGGCTTTGATAATCAACCCATTTCACAAGTGTTACAGTTGACAACTATTGATCAAAATTTAAAGGAGATAGGTAAAACGGCTTTTGAAATGTTTTATCGACAAGTAAGCGATGAGAATTTTTCTAAACAAGAAAAAGTGGAAATTCCGTATGAACTTGTGGAGCGTTCTACAGTTTAACCGTTATCCGTTATGTGTATAATCGCATAACGGATTATTTTTTGAAATGTCTTTGACAGGAAACGCGTTTCATACTTTATAAATGATTTATACCGGTATGTAATAATCCATGGATTCTTTTCGAGTGTTAAACAATGAATAGAATTTGGGGGAATATGTGTGAATGAACTTTTATCGAGTATGAAAAAATATGTAGAGGATGACGAAAAGATTTTAGCCTTTGTGGTAGGGATATTTGAGAAGGATAATTTTACGCTATGTTATCAATATGGAATTTTTGCTGCCACTACTAGACGTCTCCTTTTTTACGGGAAATTTCCGTACTATCCCGCAACATTTAAAGATTACTCATATTTGCATATAGAGGACATAGATTTCCGTCCATGTTTCGAGTTTACTTGTAATCATGAAACCGTTAGAGCTAAGTATATTCAGAAAGGGAATGTGGAGCAATTTGTTCGTGCAGTTAGAACAAATATGAATAATTAATCACCCCTTTGCTTAAACATAATATCATGGTCATTATGAGAAAGAATGCGTAATAAAAACCACTTCTAAACCTCTAGGAGATAGTGATACAATGTCAAATGGGGGGAGGGATGAACTATGATTAATCAACGTGTGAAGGAAATCGCATTAATTACAATCGGTTCATTACTATTTGCAATTGGTATTAATTACTTCGCGATTCCAAACCGTTTATCAGAAGGTGGAATCATCGGTCTAACGGTTGTTACTTATTATTTATTTGATTGGTCACCAGGAATTGTGAATTTTGGTTTAAATGCAATTTTATTAGCTGTAGGTTATAAATTTTTTGATAAGAAAACGATGGTTTACACAATTATAGGTATTGTGGAAACATCTTTGTTTTTATATGTTACAGAGCACATTCAGTATCAGGTGAATGGTGATACATTACTAGCAGCTTTATTTGCTGGTGTATTTGTAGGTATCGGATTAGGATGTATGTTCAAAGCTGGAGGTACATCAGGAGGATCGGCAATTTTAGCACGGTTAGCAAACCAATATTTAGGTTGGAGCGTTGGTAAAGGTGTGCTTATTATTGATATTGTAGTAATTGCTGGTTCTGTATTTATAATAGGACAAGAAAAGGCAATGTATACACTTGTTGCTGTATTCATCGGAGCGAAAGTTATTGATTTCATTGTAGAAGGAATGGATACAAAAACGGCTGTTACGATTATCTCGAATCAACCAGACTTAATTCGTGAGACCATTACGAAAAACATGACACGCGGTGTCACTGTATTAGAAGGACGCGGCGGATATACTGGTAAAAATAAAGAAGTATTATATGTTGTTATTAATAAACAAGAGCTTGTTAAGTTAAAGCAAGTTATTAGCCGAGTAGATGAAGATGCTTTCGTTGTTATTCACGATGTACGTGATGTACTTGGTGGTGGCTTTAAAGCGAGCTAAAAGGTGAACGAGTAAATTCGTTCGCCTTTTTTAATTCTTACAAAAATGTAAGTGTAATGTAATGAGATTCAATAGTAGATTTTATTCCTTCTTTTTAAAATGGATGTATATATATCCTGCAAGGGAGGAAGATTTATTATGAAGAAAAAAATGATCACTACTATAATAGCGATGATAGTGATAGTAGTAATGTTACTGCCTACGAAACTTGGACCAGTTATTGATAAATATAATCCACTTTATACGACGAAAGAATACTATACAATTGTGGATACGATTGGTCAGCATGTCGGTGATGAATGGTATGAATATGAATTTATTGCATTTGACGAACGTGGAAAAGAACAAAAAATAAAGAAGACTGTTAAGCATATGTTAAAGAGAGATGAAGCGTTAAAGGTGTACGCAAAAGGACGCTACGGCGAGTCAATTGAAGAAATTGAAGCTGTAAATATTCCTATTAATGCGAAGAGTAAACTTTTAACGGTGAGATAGCGAATTATACCCCCGCCTATTTTTTGTCGAAAATAAAAATACTAAGTAGGGGTATTTTGAAGTGCATGAAAGAGCCTTAGTCCATATGGACTAAGGCTCTTTTTATTATATAAAGGGGAAGGGGGTACATTGTAATAGCATGAGTGAAAGGTATAAGAAGAGTAGGCTACTAGCAATGTAATTTGGTTATGTGAGTGTTCTTCTTATTTGGCTTACTTTCTAACTTTATTGTACGAAATATAGGTAAGGGAAACTATCGAATTACATTACACATAGCTTACAAACATGTAAGCCTTCTGTAATGTAATTCGATGGTTAAAATATAGTAAATTTCATATAGTGTAACTAGAAAGTCTCACTGTATCACTTTCTGTTTGTAATGTTAATGAAGAATGAAAAACCAACGAATTTTTAATAGCCCTCATCTCTATTTAGATGAGGCTCTTTTTTAAACCTTACAAGATTGTAAGGTTTACGTAAGTTAATTCGATAGTAATTTTGTCATATTTTTTGCATAATAGATACAAATAGATAAAAAATAATTAGGGATATATTAAGAAGGGAGAAAACTGGGATGAGTAATGAAGAAGTAGTGAAGTTTCCAATTAAAGATTTCTGTAGCTACTTTACTGTTGCCATAGTATGTATTGGATTATTTGATATAATAACAAATTTAATTGTTAACTAATATAGATGATAAAACAAGAAGGGAGACCCTTTCTTGTTTTTTTTATGGGGGCATAAAGATGAAATGGATTGATAGCCATATACATGTTGACCAATATGAGAATGAAGAGAAAAGTAGATTAATTAAAGATGTGGAAAACAGTAAAGAGATACAGGGGCTTATTGCAGTATCTATGAATTATCAATCATGTCAAGAAACGCTATCTTTAGTAAAGCAATATCCTTTTATACATCCAGCAATAGGTTTTCATCCGGAACAGCCAATTAATAAAGAGGAATGTGAGCAAATTTATAAATTAATTGAAGATCATGTAGAGGAAATCGTTGCGATTGGTGAAGTGGGACTCCCGTATTATTTAAGGAAAGAAGATGAAGGTATTACTATACATTCATACATAGCGGTATTGAAAAGATTCATAGAACTAGCTAGTAAGTATGATTTGCCGATTGTATTACACGCAGTTTATGAAGATGCTGACATCGTATGTGATTTACTTGAAGAATATAAAGTTTCGCGTGCACACTTCCATTGGTTTAAAGGAAGTGAAGCGACAATGAAACGGATGATGAGGAACGGTTATTATATTTCTATCACACCGGATGTTTTACATAAGGAGAAAATT
Encoded here:
- a CDS encoding LacI family DNA-binding transcriptional regulator, with amino-acid sequence MANIKDIAKMAGVSVTTVSRVLNDHPYVSEEKRKVVLEIVEKLNYSQNANAVHLSKGKTNIVGVILPYINHPSFDAMVGGMMEVALAHNYRVLLCQTNYNKKEEMKSLHMLKTKQLDGLIICSRANDWEMIEPYASYGTIIACEDNDISNISSVYTNHSAAFQLGMNYLIEKSYKKIGYCTGRKLGPSSQKRFDVYKQQLQSIDEEVNEEWIFTECFTLEDGVRVAHKLKGMQDIPEALIVAGDEVAIGIMTEVEKLGIQVPEDLAIIGFDNQPISQVLQLTTIDQNLKEIGKTAFEMFYRQVSDENFSKQEKVEIPYELVERSTV
- a CDS encoding PH domain-containing protein, with protein sequence MNELLSSMKKYVEDDEKILAFVVGIFEKDNFTLCYQYGIFAATTRRLLFYGKFPYYPATFKDYSYLHIEDIDFRPCFEFTCNHETVRAKYIQKGNVEQFVRAVRTNMNN
- a CDS encoding YxeA family protein; translation: MKKKMITTIIAMIVIVVMLLPTKLGPVIDKYNPLYTTKEYYTIVDTIGQHVGDEWYEYEFIAFDERGKEQKIKKTVKHMLKRDEALKVYAKGRYGESIEEIEAVNIPINAKSKLLTVR
- a CDS encoding YitT family protein, with product MINQRVKEIALITIGSLLFAIGINYFAIPNRLSEGGIIGLTVVTYYLFDWSPGIVNFGLNAILLAVGYKFFDKKTMVYTIIGIVETSLFLYVTEHIQYQVNGDTLLAALFAGVFVGIGLGCMFKAGGTSGGSAILARLANQYLGWSVGKGVLIIDIVVIAGSVFIIGQEKAMYTLVAVFIGAKVIDFIVEGMDTKTAVTIISNQPDLIRETITKNMTRGVTVLEGRGGYTGKNKEVLYVVINKQELVKLKQVISRVDEDAFVVIHDVRDVLGGGFKAS
- a CDS encoding TatD family hydrolase — protein: MKWIDSHIHVDQYENEEKSRLIKDVENSKEIQGLIAVSMNYQSCQETLSLVKQYPFIHPAIGFHPEQPINKEECEQIYKLIEDHVEEIVAIGEVGLPYYLRKEDEGITIHSYIAVLKRFIELASKYDLPIVLHAVYEDADIVCDLLEEYKVSRAHFHWFKGSEATMKRMMRNGYYISITPDVLHKEKIRKIVSYYPLKYMMVETDGPWEFQKDTMTHPYMIKDVLQEISIIKKISVEKVAEQIYENTVRLYQVIE